One Mugil cephalus isolate CIBA_MC_2020 chromosome 8, CIBA_Mcephalus_1.1, whole genome shotgun sequence genomic window carries:
- the tcima gene encoding transcriptional and immune response regulator a → MSSYVYSECRRVSPSVHGNKFDTAHRKKAVGNIFENVNQDALMKLFQKTGDMKAEERVRSIFSYTQDPEETARALMALKQRKKDKFLQIAGMVRHLLKLR, encoded by the coding sequence ATGTCTTCCTACGTCTACTCCGAATGCCGCCGGGTCAGCCCGTCTGTCCACGGCAACAAGTTTGACACGGCGCACCGCAAGAAGGCCGTGGGCAACATCTTCGAGAACGTCAACCAGGACGCCCTGATGAAACTCTTCCAGAAAACGGGCGACATGAAGGCggaggagagggtgaggagCATCTTCTCCTACACGCAGGACCCGGAGGAGACGGCCCGAGCCCTGATGGCTCTGAAGCAGAGAAAGAAGGACAAGTTCCTCCAGATCGCGGGGATGGTCCGACATCTGCTGAAACTGCGTTGA